A stretch of DNA from Mesotoga infera:
ACACCCTTTCATGAATCTTCCAGACCCGGAAACGGTTTATGGCTCTGGTCATATAACAGCCTTTGAAGACTTCGCCAGGGCAATCATCGAAGATCGAGAACCTTTTGTCAACGGAGAAGAAGGGAAAAAATCCGTGGAAATCATTCTCGGAATATATAAGTCTGCTAGAGAAGGAGCGCCGGTTAGATTCGGATAATATCTATTACATCTATGGACAGAATCTTTCAGATAGAATGCATCGGGAAATGCTTTTTTGAAGAAGAGATGTGGTGAGGAGTTTGAAGCTTCCAACAGTGTCTGTTATTGTGCCCGCGAGAAACGAAGAAAAGTTCATCGAGAGATGCGTTGAGTCACTTCTAGATTGCGACTACCCCGGAGAACTCATAGAGGTAATCGTGGTTGATGGAATGAGTGAAGATGGGACAAGAGATATCGTCAACGAAATCTCAATACGAGACAACAGACTACTGTTAATTGACAACGAAAAGAAGATAACTCCCGTTGCGATGAACTTAGGAGTGAAAGCTTCAAAAGGGGAATACATATTCTTGAGCGGCGCACACAGCGAAATGCCCTCAGACTACATCTCGAAATGTGTCAAACATGCTATAGAAACTGGCGCAGATAATGTGGGTGGAGTAATGAAAACAGTACCCAGAGTCAAATCGTCCGTTGGGATGGCGATTTCGAAGGTTCTTTCCAGCCCACTTGGGGTGGGAGGAGCCAAATTCAGGACGGGCGTTAGCAAACCCACAGAAGTAGATACTGTTCCCTTCGGTTGCTACAAACGAGAGGTTTTCGACAGAATCGGCTATTTCAATGAGCAGCTTGTTAGGAATCAAGATATTGAATTCAACCTCAGGTTAAAACGCGCCGGAGGTAGAATAATTCTTTTCCCTGACATTGAGCTTACCTATTATTCTCGATCGACTTTCAAAGAGCTTTGGAAGAACAACTTTGGAAATGGTTTCTGGATCATCGCAGGTTCTAAATATGCAGATCTTCCGTTTTCAATAAGGCACTTAGTACCCTTAATTTTCGTATTGACACTCTTGATTGGGATCGTTTTCTGCGTATTTTTGACTATTGTATGCAAGCTTCTCTTAATAATACTGGGTGTCTATTTCTTACTTACGTTGTTTGAGTCGTTTACTAAGCGAGAAAGCTTCAGTGTTTCAGTTCTAATGATCCTAGCCTTTCCTATACTTCATATATCTTACGGAATCGGGTCCTTGTGTGCGATTATCTTTTCTTTGAGGGCAGTGAAATCATGAAAGTCTGCCATATTACTACAGTTCACCCTGCACTAGACGCAAGAATCTTCTACAACGAGTGTCAGAGTTTGAGTGCAAATGGCTATGATGTAGCACTAATCGCACCAGGTGAAAGGGATTTTGAGAAAAGCGGGGTGAGAGTCCTTTCAATAAAAAGATCGAGGAGAGGGCTTATCTCTCGAATCGTGATGCCTTGGAGAGCCTTTTGCAGGGCTTTAAGAGAAAAAGCAGCGATATATCATTTCCATGATCCAGACTTCATTTTTGCTGCACTTTTTATGAAGTTGCTGCGAAAGAAAGTGGTTTACGATGTCCATGAACATTATGTAGAGGTAATTCCAGCCAGAAAAGGAAGAAAGCCCGGTCGACCATACAAAGCGATCCTGAAGTTTGTTCTTGAGACAGTTCCTTCGAAGGCTTTCGATATGTTAGTTTTTCCGACTGAATCTCTCTCAGAGGAGTATGGAGGGGCAAAGAGAAAGATCGTAATCAAGAATCTCTTCCGTCTAGATAGTCTGGAAGAAGACGAATGCGAGATCAATGTTGGCAAGAAATATGATGTCATTCACCTGGGCACTGTTTCACAACAGAGAATGAAGTTCATGTTGGACGTCATTTTTCATCTTTCACAGCTGAGAAAGGATTTTTCGTGGGTTTTTGTCGGTTTGTCTGCCGAAACAATTAAATGGGTTGAGTCGAGCAGCGAGTATGAATCAATTCTGGGACATCTTGTATTGATGGAGAAAGTGGAACATATGAAGGCTTTGGAACTAGTCAAGTTATCTTCAGTAGGTTTTAATTATCATCCTTTTGAAAAGAGATTCCAAGTTTCAATCCCAATGAAAGTCTTTGAATACATGGCTTACGGTCTAGCGGTTGTAAGTACATCGCTTCCGGAACTGTCATTGCTGCTAACTGACCAAAAGGATTCTATCTTAGTCGAAAGTCAAAACGCTGAAGACTATGCAATCGCCATAAACAATGTCCTTGATGACTCTGATCAAATGGGTAGAATTTCCGTAATAGCTCGACAAACGATTCTTGAGCGACTAAACTGGGAGATGAGTGAAGAACCAAAGTTACTTCATTCATACAGTAGGATTCTCGGAGGGAATTAGGTGAAACGGTTGATTGTCAATGCCGATGGGTTTGGTTTTACATTTGGAATAAACAAAGGGATCTTCGAGAGTTTAACAAACGGAATAGTAACAAGCACTAGTTGCGTTGTCAATTTCCCTGCTATTGAAGAGGTCGGTAGACTTGCAAGGGAGTTTAGGCCTATAAGCATTGGAATCCATTTCAATCTCTCGGTCGGTTCGCCGGTTTGCAAACCCAAAGAAATTCCCTCTTTAGTTGATGAAAAGGGCCAATTCCACGGTATCCGCTTTTCTTCACTTCTAATGAAAGGAAAGATTGCTGAAGAAGACATGCTTAAGGAACTAAGAGCACAAGCGAGAATTCTCAAAAGCTATGG
This window harbors:
- a CDS encoding gfo/Idh/MocA family oxidoreductase, with the protein product HPFMNLPDPETVYGSGHITAFEDFARAIIEDREPFVNGEEGKKSVEIILGIYKSAREGAPVRFG
- a CDS encoding glycosyltransferase family 2 protein, with the protein product MVRSLKLPTVSVIVPARNEEKFIERCVESLLDCDYPGELIEVIVVDGMSEDGTRDIVNEISIRDNRLLLIDNEKKITPVAMNLGVKASKGEYIFLSGAHSEMPSDYISKCVKHAIETGADNVGGVMKTVPRVKSSVGMAISKVLSSPLGVGGAKFRTGVSKPTEVDTVPFGCYKREVFDRIGYFNEQLVRNQDIEFNLRLKRAGGRIILFPDIELTYYSRSTFKELWKNNFGNGFWIIAGSKYADLPFSIRHLVPLIFVLTLLIGIVFCVFLTIVCKLLLIILGVYFLLTLFESFTKRESFSVSVLMILAFPILHISYGIGSLCAIIFSLRAVKS
- a CDS encoding glycosyltransferase; amino-acid sequence: MKVCHITTVHPALDARIFYNECQSLSANGYDVALIAPGERDFEKSGVRVLSIKRSRRGLISRIVMPWRAFCRALREKAAIYHFHDPDFIFAALFMKLLRKKVVYDVHEHYVEVIPARKGRKPGRPYKAILKFVLETVPSKAFDMLVFPTESLSEEYGGAKRKIVIKNLFRLDSLEEDECEINVGKKYDVIHLGTVSQQRMKFMLDVIFHLSQLRKDFSWVFVGLSAETIKWVESSSEYESILGHLVLMEKVEHMKALELVKLSSVGFNYHPFEKRFQVSIPMKVFEYMAYGLAVVSTSLPELSLLLTDQKDSILVESQNAEDYAIAINNVLDDSDQMGRISVIARQTILERLNWEMSEEPKLLHSYSRILGGN